Proteins from a genomic interval of Drosophila melanogaster chromosome 2R:
- the sqa gene encoding spaghetti-squash activator, isoform C, protein MIYIDDSEPEGVLEPAFPMRDVTINRNVDAHKHYDVLGEVGRGKFGTVYKCRDKANGLQLAAKFVPIPKREDKRNVEREVEIMNSLQHHLIIQLYAAYEYQKMMCVVLELIEGGELFDRVVDDEFVLTERVCRVFIRQVCEAMAFIHGNGIVHLDLKPENILVLTQKGNRIKIIDFGLARKFDPDKRLRVLFGTPEFVAPEVVNFDCISYGTDMWSVGVICYVLISGLSPFMGENDIETMSNVTIAKYDFEDECFNGISPECLDFIAKLLAKDLSTRMTAAECMKHKWLQQRPATAATATPITKAASAASKSRLKSVSPVTAPSESSEDSTETIEDEDDEEEVAVQQAKQKDQQQDEELANLCGDAELENKELDATKDNLKNFIVRWETHPNSPYVFDVEGNVIAPLSETSYPHPRRTHGADSLSSSRVCSPSPCDSISTLTDDERGDIEDLPEEDESRSAENESPRSVATPINESREKLFPTVATSSPSTPTPQHLFNENFDEFSGSQSTAQQQRSMKSYLHTFDRRNSDTTYLLGRRSSGERVNLADEIRKLSDHLLMLAEINTKLGDANNNGSSSGAPADPPAAAAAAAAPVPTSTAPASVAPSGSTSSKTSEISQEGNRWTSKTTSSSSWNRPTLKGGLFSQASSSSQSQSTYDDGKGKTKISSLSVRLQQSIEETPKLSNGNSSSSKSLVQSQRKSTVQTMSSSNARSFTNQQVQRTSTTSSKVISSSTRSSNTSSSNYIASNASNSISTSASNPSSTGASNPITTSASNESASSRRAKFRINQMSRDVPVGLPDTHQTVNLEEAANTTKDCLLHLLEKYNETRIRNPVGRHQSISVDWRVSDNLEYRSMSSINAFFQRHNPNGGGHNVRHIQAQLEEKAAGK, encoded by the exons TTTTGGAACCGGCGTTTCCCATGCGCGATGTGACCATAAATCGCAACGTCGATGCCCATAAACATTACGATGTGCTTGGTGAGGTGGGACG CGGAAAATTCGGTACGGTGTACAAGTGCAGGGACAAGGCGAATGGACTGCAGCTGGCGGCCAAGTTTGTGCCGATCCCCAAGCGCGAGGACAAGCGGAATGTGGAGCGGGAGGTGGAGATAATGAATTCATTGCAGCATCACCTCATCATACAGTTGTACGCGGCATACGAATATCAGAAAATGATGTGCGTCGTCCTGGAACT CATCGAAGGAGGTGAGCTCTTTGATCGCGTGGTGGACGATGAGTTCGTCCTCACCGAACGAGTCTGCCGCGTCTTCATCCGCCAGGTGTGCGAGGCCATGGCCTTCATCCACGGCAATGGAATAGTCCACCTCGATCTGAAGCCCGAAAACATTTTGGTGCTCACACAGAAGGGCAACCGCATCAAGATCATTGACTTCGGACTGGCTCGTAAATTTGATCCTGATAAGCGACTCAGA GTTCTCTTCGGCACTCCGGAATTTGTGGCGCCAGAAGTTGTGAACTTTGACTGTATATCGTATGGAACAGATATGTGGAGTGTTGGCGTTATATGCTATGTGCT CATCTCAGGACTGTCGCCTTTCATGGGCGAGAACGACATTGAAACAATGTCAAATGTAACCATTGCAAAATACGACTTCGAGGATGAATGCTTTAATGGCATATCCCCCGAGTGTCTGGATTTCATAGCCAAGCTGCTGGCCAAGGACCTGAG CACCCGGATGACAGCCGCCGAGTGCATGAAGCACAAATGGCTTCAGCAGCGGCCGGCCACCGCCGCCACGGCCACGCCCATCACAAAGGCCGCCTCCGCGGCGTCGAAGTCGCGCCTGAAGTCTGTGTCTCCGGTGACAGCTCCCTCGGAATCCTCCGAGGACTCCACGGAAACCATTGAGGACGAAGACGACGAGGAAGAGGTTGCCGTGCAGCAGGCGAAGCAGAAAGACCAGCAGCAGGACGAGGAGCTGGCCAATCTCTGCGGCGACGCTGAACTTGAG AACAAAGAACTGGATGCCACGAAGGACAACCTTAAGAACTTCATCGTGCGCTGGGAGACGCATCCGAACAGTCCGTACGTGTTCGACGTGGAGGGGAATGTGATTGCTCCGCTGAGCGAGACGAGCTACCCCCATCCCAGGAGGACCCACGGCGCGGACAGCCTTTCCTCCTCCAGAG TTTGTTCGCCTTCGCCCTGCGATTCAATATCCACTTTGACGGATGACGAACGGGGAGATATTGAAGATCTTCCGGAAGAGGACGAATCCCGCAGTGCGGAAAACGAGAGTCCTCGCTCGGTGGCCACGCCCATCAACGAGTCTCGGGAGAAGCTGTTCCCGACGGTAGCCACCTCCAGTCCGTCAACTCCCACGCCGCAGCATCTCTTCAACGAGAACTTCGATGAGTTCTCTGGCAGCCAGTCCACcgcccagcagcagcgcaGCATGAAGAGCTATCTGCACACCTTCGATCGAAGGAACTCGGATACCACGTACCTGCTGGGTCGGCGGAGTTCCGGAGAGCGGGTGAATCTGGCGGATGAGATACGAAAGCTATCCGATCACCTGCTCATGCTGGCCGAGATCAACACCAAGCTTGGGGATGCGAACAATAACGGGAGCAGCAGTGGAGCGCCTGCTgatcctcctgctgctgctgctgctgctgctgctcctgtgcCAACCTCAACTGCTCCAGCATCTGTTGCTCCTTCTGGCAGTACTTCTAGTAAAACCTCGGAGATCAGCCAGGAAGGCAATAGGTGGACCAGCAAAACCACTTCGAGCAGTAGCTGGAATCGTCCCACTTTGAAAGGAGGACTCTTCAGCCAGGCCAGCAGCAGTTCCCAGAGCCAAAGCACCTACGATGACGGAAAGGGCAAGACGAAGATCAGTTCGCTGTCTGTGAGATTGCAGCAGTCCATCGAGGAAACACCCAAGCTAAGCAACGGAAATAGCTCCTCTAGCAAATCCCTGGTCCAGTCGCAGCGAAAGTCCACGGTGCAAACCATGAGCAGTTCCAATGCCAGGAGCTTCACCAACCAGCAAGTACAAAGAACCAGCACCACCTCTTCCAAGGTGATCTCCAGCAGCACCAGAAGCAGTAACACCAGCTCCAGCAATTATATAGCCTCCAACGCCAGCAACTCAATCTCGACCAGCGCCAGCAACCCAAGCTCCACCGGCGCCAGCAATCCAATTACCACCAGCGCCAGCAACGAATCGGCCAGCAGTCGTCGAGCCAAGTTCAGGATAAATCAGATGAGTCGCGATGTGCCCGTTGGGCTGCCGGACACTCATCAAACCGTGAATCTGGAGGAGGCGGCCAACACCACCAAGGATTGCCTGCTGCATTTGTTGGAGAAATACAACGAGACCCGCATCCGCAATCCGGTGGGTCGTCACCAGAGCATCAGCGTGGACTGGCGGGTCAGCGACAATCTGGAGTACCGCTCCATGAGCTCCATCAACGCCTTCTTCCAGCGCCACAACCCCAATGGCGGCGGCCACAACGTACGCCACATTCAAGCCCAGCTGGAGGAGAAGGCGGCGGGCAAGTAG
- the sqa gene encoding spaghetti-squash activator, isoform B → MIYIDDSEPEGVLEPAFPMRDVTINRNVDAHKHYDVLGEVGRGKFGTVYKCRDKANGLQLAAKFVPIPKREDKRNVEREVEIMNSLQHHLIIQLYAAYEYQKMMCVVLELIEGGELFDRVVDDEFVLTERVCRVFIRQVCEAMAFIHGNGIVHLDLKPENILVLTQKGNRIKIIDFGLARKFDPDKRLRVLFGTPEFVAPEVVNFDCISYGTDMWSVGVICYVLISGLSPFMGENDIETMSNVTIAKYDFEDECFNGISPECLDFIAKLLAKDLSTRMTAAECMKHKWLQQRPATAATATPITKAASAASKSRLKSVSPVTAPSESSEDSTETIEDEDDEEEVAVQQAKQKDQQQDEELANLCGDAELENKELDATKDNLKNFIVRWETHPNSPYVFDVEGNVIAPLSETSYPHPRRTHGADSLSSSRGEYGSQRQRDRHALIHGK, encoded by the exons TTTTGGAACCGGCGTTTCCCATGCGCGATGTGACCATAAATCGCAACGTCGATGCCCATAAACATTACGATGTGCTTGGTGAGGTGGGACG CGGAAAATTCGGTACGGTGTACAAGTGCAGGGACAAGGCGAATGGACTGCAGCTGGCGGCCAAGTTTGTGCCGATCCCCAAGCGCGAGGACAAGCGGAATGTGGAGCGGGAGGTGGAGATAATGAATTCATTGCAGCATCACCTCATCATACAGTTGTACGCGGCATACGAATATCAGAAAATGATGTGCGTCGTCCTGGAACT CATCGAAGGAGGTGAGCTCTTTGATCGCGTGGTGGACGATGAGTTCGTCCTCACCGAACGAGTCTGCCGCGTCTTCATCCGCCAGGTGTGCGAGGCCATGGCCTTCATCCACGGCAATGGAATAGTCCACCTCGATCTGAAGCCCGAAAACATTTTGGTGCTCACACAGAAGGGCAACCGCATCAAGATCATTGACTTCGGACTGGCTCGTAAATTTGATCCTGATAAGCGACTCAGA GTTCTCTTCGGCACTCCGGAATTTGTGGCGCCAGAAGTTGTGAACTTTGACTGTATATCGTATGGAACAGATATGTGGAGTGTTGGCGTTATATGCTATGTGCT CATCTCAGGACTGTCGCCTTTCATGGGCGAGAACGACATTGAAACAATGTCAAATGTAACCATTGCAAAATACGACTTCGAGGATGAATGCTTTAATGGCATATCCCCCGAGTGTCTGGATTTCATAGCCAAGCTGCTGGCCAAGGACCTGAG CACCCGGATGACAGCCGCCGAGTGCATGAAGCACAAATGGCTTCAGCAGCGGCCGGCCACCGCCGCCACGGCCACGCCCATCACAAAGGCCGCCTCCGCGGCGTCGAAGTCGCGCCTGAAGTCTGTGTCTCCGGTGACAGCTCCCTCGGAATCCTCCGAGGACTCCACGGAAACCATTGAGGACGAAGACGACGAGGAAGAGGTTGCCGTGCAGCAGGCGAAGCAGAAAGACCAGCAGCAGGACGAGGAGCTGGCCAATCTCTGCGGCGACGCTGAACTTGAG AACAAAGAACTGGATGCCACGAAGGACAACCTTAAGAACTTCATCGTGCGCTGGGAGACGCATCCGAACAGTCCGTACGTGTTCGACGTGGAGGGGAATGTGATTGCTCCGCTGAGCGAGACGAGCTACCCCCATCCCAGGAGGACCCACGGCGCGGACAGCCTTTCCTCCTCCAGAGGTGAGTACGGATCCCAGCGACAGCGCGACCGACACGCCCTCATCCACGGCAAATGA